The genomic stretch ACAATTAAAGGTGGCTCCGGCGATTTGGCAAGTTCGTAGAGGGTGGCCAGACGACCAGCTGCTGCCTCTGGCTCAGGAACAAGGCTGGCGAAAGGAGGCGCATCATAGGTAGGAAAGTGCCGAACCGGGGCCTCAAAAAAGAAAGAAAGGTCCCGGCTTACCTGTCGGGCTAAATCTTGATCGGGAACGATCAAAAGAATTGGCCGCTTTCTCTGTGCCCAAAGAAGAGCCAGGATGAGCCAGGGCGAACTTCCCCTGGCCCCCAAAAGACGAAATCTACCCTTTGGGCTCTGCCACCAAGATATTAGCGGGTTTAAGTGTTTGGGCTCCCACATAAAAAGGACAAACTCCTCCCTTTCCAGGAGGCCTGGGTGGGGAGGGAATCTCAAGGATTTTTTTAAAAATACCCCTTTGAGGGGTTCTGACAAGGCCCCTAGAAAGGGGCCTTGTTCTAGGATATCTTTGGGAAAATTTGGCATTTGACACGGAGATAAATAAATGGACAGGGTCAGATCTTCAGGAGAGGGCTTTGAACGTCTTGTAGAGATTGTCCGTCGGCTTCGAGCTCCAGATGGTTGTCCTTGGGACAGAAAGCAGACTCCTTTAAGCCTTAAAAAGTATCTCTTGGAGGAAGCCTATGAGGCTGTGGAGGCCATTGATGAGGGTGATGCCGCCCATATAGCTGAGGAGCTGGGGGATCTTCTTTTTCTGATTATTTTTGTGGCCTATCTTTATGAAGAAAAGGGAGCCTTTGACCTCAGGGGGCTTCTTGAGCAAACAGCCGCCAAGATGATCCGCCGACATCCCCACGTATTTGGGGAAAAACAGGCTCAAAGCGCCGAGGAGGTTATCAACAACTGGCAAAAGATAAAAGAGGCAGAGGCCCGAAAGACCTCGGAGCCCCGATCTTCTGTTCTGGGAAATCTTCCTCGCACCCTTCCGGCTCTCCAACAGGCCTACCGAGTCGGGGAAAGGGCCAGTCGGGTGGGTTTTGACTGGTCTGGGCCTAAAGACTTATGGCCCAAAGTGGAGGAAGAACTTAACGAGCTGAAGGAGGCCATAGCCAGGGGAGAAAAAGAGGCCACTTTTGCCGAGCTAGGGGATTTACTTTTTACCCTGGTCAACCTATCTCGCCATCTAGGGATAAATCCCGAGGAGGCTCTACGGCAGACCATAGAGCGTTTTATCCAGCGTTTTATCCTTATGGAAAGAAAGTTTGAGGCCCGGGGCCGAAGGCTGAGAGAGGCCTCTTTGGCTGAGATGGACGCTGTTTGGGAAGAAATTAAGTCCGAGGAGGTCTAGGGCCAAAGATAGCCGTTCCTAGGCGGACAATAGTTGCTCCCTCTTCAATGGCCACCTCAAAGTCATGACTCATGCCCATGGAAAGATCTTTTATCTCTACACCGGGTATGGCCGCTCTTTTGAGCTCTTCGGCTAGCTCCCGGAGCTGACGAAAATAGGGCCTTACCTCTTCTGGGTCTTCCCGAAAAGGGGGGATGGTCATTAAGTCGCAGACACGGAGGTTGGCAAGGGGGGCTATCTCTCCTATGAACTTTAAAAGATCTTGGGGGGCGACCCCGGCCTTACTTTTTTCACCTCCAATGTTCACCTCTACCAAAATGGGCATAATTTTCCCTCGAGCCCTTGCTCTGCGGTTGAGTTCCTCTGCCAAGGAGAGGGAATCCACCGTTTCGATAAGATCAAAAAGTTCTACGGCCAGCTTGGCCTTATTTTTTTGAAGGTGGCCAATGAGGTGCCAGGTAAGCCCCAGGTCCTTAAGTTGTTTGATCTTTTCGCGGGCCTCTTGAACATAATTCTCACCAAAGATTTGCACTCCCGCAGCGGCTGCCTGGCGTATTTTCTCTACGGAGACGGTTTTACTGGCGGCAAGGAGTTTTATCTCTTTCGGGCTTCTACCAGCTCGAAGGGCCGCTTGGGCTATTCTTTCCCGGATAGCCTTCAGACGTTCAGCAATATCTTTCATTTTGGAGACTGTTCCTCTTTTTGCAAGGTCCGCCGAAGTTCTTCCAGTTCATCCGAAAGACAGAGGCATCGTTTAAGACGGGATTCGATCAGGTCAAGCTCTTGGCCAACCTCTCGAAAACGATATCTAGTTTGTTCTTTGAACTCCCGAAGCTCCTTGTGGAGATTAGTGATTTCTTGACGGAGCTGGCGAACTTCATCCCGGATATTGACCAGGATTTCCAAGGTCATATTGTGGACTTTTTCCTCTCCCACCAACCCGCCTTGTGATCAATTTGAGGTCTTATACCCATAGGTGTTGGGGTGGTCAAGGTTCCCATTTGATAAAAAACGTGTTATTATCTAGCCAATTTAGCGTTTTATTTGGGAGGAAGATGGTCATGTTTAATGTCGGAGACTTAGCGGTTTATCCTGCGCACGGTGTAGGGGTAATTGAATCTATTGAACAAAAAGTTGTCGGTGGTGTGGAACAGACCTTTTACATTATGCGCATTTTAAGCACTAACATGACCATAATGATTCCCAAAGCCAGTGCAGATAGGGTGGGGCTGAGAACAATTATCTCCGACGATGAAGTCTCCCGAGTCTACGATGTATTAAGGGAGCGTGAGGTGACCATAAACACCCAGACCTGGAACAGACGCTACCGGGAATACATGGAAAAAATCAAAACGGGGAGCATTTTTGAGGTGGCCCAGGTCTTGAGGGATCTTTATATTCTAAAAGCAGATAAGCCTCTTTCCTTTGGTGAAAGGAAGATGCTCGATACCGCTAAGAGTCTCCTGGTAAAGGAGCTTTCTATCGCTAAAAACACCGATGAAGAGGAGGTCGAGAGGGAGATTGAGGCCATCTTTGCTGACACCTGCCCAGAGAACGCCTCTCAAGGAGGTTAAATAGTTGGCCAAAAATGTCCTCCGTTTCTTGCTCATCCTGATCTGTTCGGTATCTGGTTTTTTTGTCTTCCAGCAAATGCCTCAGGCCGGAGAGCATCGGTGGCTCCCCTGGTTGGGATCTTTAGTCGGGGCCTCGGTGGCAGGATTGGCCATCCTCATTGAGCGTTTGGTTCGTCGAGTTCCCCTAAAGCTCATCATTGGGGGCACCTTGGGGCTCTTTGTCGGTCTTGTCCTGGCCCGGCTTCTGAGCTTTGTCTTTGAGGGGCTCAACTCCGGCCTGGTAGGAACCCTGCTTTATGTAATGCTTAGCGTCTTCTTTGGTTATTTGGGGTTGGTTTTGGGGCAGAAAAAAATTGAAGAGGTGGGCTGGGCCGCTCCTGGTTCTTCTACTGTGGCCAGCGCTCTCTCCTACCTTTCTCGCCATATTCCCAGACGGGAGTGCCCCAAGGTGGTGGACACCAGTGCCATTATTGATGGGCGTCTTTACGATATTTGTGCTACGGGTTTTGTTGATGGCCCTCTAATAATTCCCCGGTTTGTCCTTGAAGAGCTCCAGTATATTGCCGACTCGACGGATCCTATCAAACGAACCCGTGGCCGTCGAGGGCTTGAACTTCTTGAGCGGCTCCAGGAGGAGGATTTAATCGAGGTTCGTATTGTGGACCAAGATTACCCTCAGATCAAGGAAACCGACGCTAAACTAATTGCTTTGGCCAAAGATCTCCAGGCCAAGCTGATCACCACAGACTATAATCTCAATAAAGTGGCCCGCCTTCAGGGCGTACCGGTAATGAACGTTAATGAGTTGGCCAATGCCCTTAAGCCGGTGCTTATTCCCGGTGAATCTCTCAAGGTAACGGTCCTCAAGGAGGGTAAGGAGCCCAATCAAGGGGTGGCCTACCTTGAAGATGGTACCATGGTAGTTATCGAAAATGGTCGCCGTTTAATTGGTCAGGAAATCGAAGCTGTTGTTACCAGTGTTCTTCAGACCCCGGCCGGCCGGATCATATTCGTTCAGCCCAAGTCGGAATCCCTAAAAGAGGTTGTCTCGGCTTAAGAAGCTGCTCATCGTGGAAGATCCCGCCTCTGGCCAGCGTCTAGATGTATATCTAGCTGGCAGACTCTCCCTTTCTCGATCCCAGGTAAAAAAGGCCTTGGAGGCTGGTCATATTACCGTGGGCGGAAAGAGGGCCAAAGTCAGCCATAAGGTCCGTCCTGGAGAAGAGATCAGAGTTGATCTTCCTTCACCAGAACCACTTCCAAAGATGGAGCCAGAAGATGTTCCTTTTGAAATTCTTTATGAGGATGAGGATCTAGCGGTAATAAATAAGCCTCCCGGGGTGGTAGTCCATCCAGCAGCCGGCCATTGGCGAGGGACCTTGGTCCATGGTCTTCTAAAAAGATTAAAGGATCTTTCCGGAGTTTCCGGAAAGATCCGGCCGGGTATCGTTCATCGACTAGATAAGGACACCTCCGGAATTATGGTGGTAGCTAAGAACGATTTTGCCCACTTAACCCTTGCTCATCAATTTAAGACTTCTCAGGTTACCAAGATCTATCTGGCCTTAGTCCATGGATGTCCTCGGGACCTTGAAGGGAAAATTGATCTTCCTATTGGAAGGCATCCCGTTCATCGTCAAAAGATGTCGGTACACTGTCGGGTATGTCGGGAGGCTGTTACCTTTTGGCGGCTTCTCAAATCTTTTAAGGGGGCCACTTTGCTTGAGGTTCGGCCGCTTACCGGCAGAACCCACCAGATAAGGGTCCATCTTTCGGCTATAGGGCATCCCATAGTGGGAGACCCCCTCTATGGGGGGCGCCGTCCCACCGGACCTAAGGCTTCTCGGCAGTTGCTCCACGCCTATCGGCTAACATTTGTTCATCCACGCACTAAGGCCGCCGTGTCGTTTGAGGCCCCTTTACCAGAAGATATGCTTGCAATTATTAATAACCTAGAACAAAAACAACGGAGAAATGATTAAAATAGGCCTTACTGGGGCGCAAGGGTCCGGTAAAACGACTGTTCTGGGCTTTTTTCGGGATCAGGGTTTTAAAACCCTCTGCTGTGATGAGCTGGCTCGAGAAATCACCGCCCCGGGACAAGAGGCCTTTTGGGAGATCGTATCCCTTTTTGGTCCAGAGATTCTCTCTGAAACTGGAGTTCTTAATCGGCGCCTCATTTGGGAAAAGATTATTGCTGATTCCAACTTGCGTAAGGCCCTTGAGGCTATCATTCATCCCCCTCTCAAGGTATTAATTGAAAACTTTTTTCAGCAGGCCTCACCAGGAGAGATTATTGTCGTTGAGGTTCCCCTCCTTTTTGAGGCTTCTTGGAAGGATCTTTTTGACTATACGGTGGCCGTCTATACTCCAGTATCAATTATTGTTAAAAGAATTGCCAAACGGTATAACATCTCTGCGGATGAGGCCCGGAAGTGGCTGGAGATCCAGCTTCCTCCAGAAGAGAAGGCCCGTTTGGCTGATTTTGTCATTGATAACTCCGGTAGCCTTGAGGCCACAAAGGAACAAGTCAGGGAATTGAGCCTCTTTTTTAAAGAGCAGGCTAAAGTAGTTGATCCTTAGTTGACTTTCTCCCGGATTCCTTTTATAGCTTGAAAGCCCTTAACCTGTAGAATCAATCGGAAAGACCTTTCTTGTAGGAGGAGATATGGCCAGACACAAGAAGATAGAACGCAAAAGGGAGATAGAGCGCCGACGTCGGCGGCGCGCCAAACTGGCCAAACTGCGAGCCAAAGGACTTTTCCCCCGGCCGGAGGGTTATGATCCTCGGGTCTATTCTTATGTTGCCTACGCAGTAGCTAAAGGGATTATGTCCCTTGATGAGGCCAATCGGCGCCTAGAGACCGCCAAGCTCAAGGAGGCCGTTTAGGCCTGATTTATCAGGCTGGCGATACAAGCGGCCCCGAAGCCATTGTCAATGTTGACCACCGCCACCCCGGGGGCACAACAGTTGAGCATGGTCAGGAGGGCCGCCAGTCCTCCAAAGCTAGCCCCATAACCCACACTGGTAGGTACGGCAATCACCGGGGCCTTGACTAAACCGGCTACCACTGAGGCTAGGGCCCCTTCCATTCCGGCAACCACAATTACGACCCGGGCCTGAGAGATAGTGGGGAGCTCTCCCAAAAGGCGGTGGATTCCGGCCACACCGACGTCGTAGTGGCAGGTGGTCCGGTTCCCCATTGCTTGAGCGCAAACCCGGGCCTCTTCAGCCACAGGAATATCTGCCGTGCCAGCGCTGACAATGGCTATCTGGCCCTTGTTGGGATCTCGGGTACCGTAAGAAAGGACCTGGGCCAGCCGGTGATATCTCAGATGGGGCAACTCACTTAAGATTGTTTGGGCCTTTTCTTCGTTGACCCGGGTTATAAGAAGGGGCATTCTTCGGGAGATGACCTTTTTAGCAATAACTACAATTTGATCAG from Thermosulfuriphilus ammonigenes encodes the following:
- the mazG gene encoding nucleoside triphosphate pyrophosphohydrolase produces the protein MDRVRSSGEGFERLVEIVRRLRAPDGCPWDRKQTPLSLKKYLLEEAYEAVEAIDEGDAAHIAEELGDLLFLIIFVAYLYEEKGAFDLRGLLEQTAAKMIRRHPHVFGEKQAQSAEEVINNWQKIKEAEARKTSEPRSSVLGNLPRTLPALQQAYRVGERASRVGFDWSGPKDLWPKVEEELNELKEAIARGEKEATFAELGDLLFTLVNLSRHLGINPEEALRQTIERFIQRFILMERKFEARGRRLREASLAEMDAVWEEIKSEEV
- a CDS encoding YggS family pyridoxal phosphate-dependent enzyme, producing the protein MKDIAERLKAIRERIAQAALRAGRSPKEIKLLAASKTVSVEKIRQAAAAGVQIFGENYVQEAREKIKQLKDLGLTWHLIGHLQKNKAKLAVELFDLIETVDSLSLAEELNRRARARGKIMPILVEVNIGGEKSKAGVAPQDLLKFIGEIAPLANLRVCDLMTIPPFREDPEEVRPYFRQLRELAEELKRAAIPGVEIKDLSMGMSHDFEVAIEEGATIVRLGTAIFGPRPPRT
- a CDS encoding CarD family transcriptional regulator produces the protein MFNVGDLAVYPAHGVGVIESIEQKVVGGVEQTFYIMRILSTNMTIMIPKASADRVGLRTIISDDEVSRVYDVLREREVTINTQTWNRRYREYMEKIKTGSIFEVAQVLRDLYILKADKPLSFGERKMLDTAKSLLVKELSIAKNTDEEEVEREIEAIFADTCPENASQGG
- a CDS encoding PIN/TRAM domain-containing protein — protein: MAKNVLRFLLILICSVSGFFVFQQMPQAGEHRWLPWLGSLVGASVAGLAILIERLVRRVPLKLIIGGTLGLFVGLVLARLLSFVFEGLNSGLVGTLLYVMLSVFFGYLGLVLGQKKIEEVGWAAPGSSTVASALSYLSRHIPRRECPKVVDTSAIIDGRLYDICATGFVDGPLIIPRFVLEELQYIADSTDPIKRTRGRRGLELLERLQEEDLIEVRIVDQDYPQIKETDAKLIALAKDLQAKLITTDYNLNKVARLQGVPVMNVNELANALKPVLIPGESLKVTVLKEGKEPNQGVAYLEDGTMVVIENGRRLIGQEIEAVVTSVLQTPAGRIIFVQPKSESLKEVVSA
- a CDS encoding RluA family pseudouridine synthase, with translation MSRLKKLLIVEDPASGQRLDVYLAGRLSLSRSQVKKALEAGHITVGGKRAKVSHKVRPGEEIRVDLPSPEPLPKMEPEDVPFEILYEDEDLAVINKPPGVVVHPAAGHWRGTLVHGLLKRLKDLSGVSGKIRPGIVHRLDKDTSGIMVVAKNDFAHLTLAHQFKTSQVTKIYLALVHGCPRDLEGKIDLPIGRHPVHRQKMSVHCRVCREAVTFWRLLKSFKGATLLEVRPLTGRTHQIRVHLSAIGHPIVGDPLYGGRRPTGPKASRQLLHAYRLTFVHPRTKAAVSFEAPLPEDMLAIINNLEQKQRRND
- the coaE gene encoding dephospho-CoA kinase (Dephospho-CoA kinase (CoaE) performs the final step in coenzyme A biosynthesis.) — translated: MIKIGLTGAQGSGKTTVLGFFRDQGFKTLCCDELAREITAPGQEAFWEIVSLFGPEILSETGVLNRRLIWEKIIADSNLRKALEAIIHPPLKVLIENFFQQASPGEIIVVEVPLLFEASWKDLFDYTVAVYTPVSIIVKRIAKRYNISADEARKWLEIQLPPEEKARLADFVIDNSGSLEATKEQVRELSLFFKEQAKVVDP
- the larB gene encoding nickel pincer cofactor biosynthesis protein LarB, whose translation is MFSEEALRDLLEKIAQGRISPEEALKRLRDLPYESLGFARIDHHRELRKGFPEVIYGEGKEADQIVVIAKKVISRRMPLLITRVNEEKAQTILSELPHLRYHRLAQVLSYGTRDPNKGQIAIVSAGTADIPVAEEARVCAQAMGNRTTCHYDVGVAGIHRLLGELPTISQARVVIVVAGMEGALASVVAGLVKAPVIAVPTSVGYGASFGGLAALLTMLNCCAPGVAVVNIDNGFGAACIASLINQA